A single window of Salvia splendens isolate huo1 chromosome 6, SspV2, whole genome shotgun sequence DNA harbors:
- the LOC121810037 gene encoding vesicle-fusing ATPase-like, producing the protein MVGRSPTMIVTNTPAKDLAYTNFAFCSPGDLRDFVVPGSGNAYALIGDVFVLSVSGHDGIPAGHIGLNAIQRRHAKVSTGDTTSVTRFTPPEDFNIAMLTLELEFVKKGARDEQVDAVLLSKQIQNRFMNQVMTTGQRVTFEYHGNGYIFTVNQATLEGKEKSHGMERGMISPETFIIYEASSSSGIKIVNQREGANSNIFRHKEFNLQSFGIGGLSAEFADIFRRAFASRVFPSHVTSKLGIKHVKGMLLYGPPGTGKTLMARQIGKMLNGKEPKIVNGPEVLSKFVGETEKNVRDLFADAEQDQRTKGDQSELHIIIFDEIDAICKSRGSTRDGTGVHDSIVNQLLTKIDGVESLNNVLLIGMTNRKDLLDEALMRPGRLEVQVEISLPDENGRLQILQIHTSKMKESSFIAPDVNLEELAARTKNYSGAELEGVVKSAVSYALNRQLNMEDLTKPVDEENIKVTMEDFLNAVHEVVPAFGASTDDLERSRLNGIVECGTRHEHIYRRTMLLAEQVKVSEGSPLVTCLLEGPSGSGKTAMAATVGIESDFPYVKIISAETMIGLSEATKCAQIVKVFEDAYRSPLSIIILDDIERLLEYVAIGPRFSNLISQTLLVLLKRLPPKGKKVLVIGTTSEVHFLESVGLRDSFSVTYNVPTLKTEDAKKVLQQLNVFSSDDVESAAEALNDMPLKKLYMVVEMAAQGEQGGSAEAIYSGKEKINISHFYDCLQDMVRY; encoded by the exons ATGGTAGGGCGCTCGCCGACGATGATTGTGACGAATACCCCTGCGAAAGACCTCGCCTACACCAATTTCGCCTTCTGCTCCCCCGGCGATCTCCGGGATTTCGTTGTACCTGGATCGGGGAACGCCTACGCTTTGATCGGCGATGTGTTTGTTCTTTCTGTTTC TGGACATGATGGCATTCCTGCGGGACACATTGGTTTAAATGCCATTCAACGCCGTCACGCAAAAGTCTCCACTGGGGATACAACGTCTGTCACCAG ATTCACTCCTCCTGAAGATTTCAATATAGCAATGCTGACCCTTGAGTTAGAGTTTGTGAAGAAGGGGGCAAGAGATGAACAG GTGGATGCTGTCCTATTATCCAAGCAGATCCAAAACAGATTCATGAACCAG GTTATGACAACTGGGCAAAGGGTAACATTTGAGTATCATGGTAATGGATATATCTTCACTGTCAACCAAGCTACTCTTGAGGGGAAAGAAAAATCTCATGGTATGGAGAGGGGGATGATATCACCTGAGACATTCATTATATATGAAGCATCAAGTTCAAGTGGAATAAAG ATTGTCAACCAGAGGGAAGGTGCTAACAGCAACATCTTCAGGCACAAAGAGTTCAATCTCCAGTCATTTGGTATAGGTGGTTTGAGTGCTGAGTTTGCTGATATATTCCGAAGAGCTTTTGCCTCAAGGGTCTTTCCTTCACATGTAACTTCTAA ACTTGGCATCAAGCATGTTAAGGGAATGTTGCTTTATGGACCTCCTGGTACTGGGAAGACTTTGATGGCTCGACAGATTGGAAAAATGTTGAATGGGAAAGAACCCAAG ATTGTGAATGGTCCTGAAGTGTTGAGCAAATTTGTTGGTGAAACTGAGAAGAATGTCAGAGATCTATTTGCGGATGCTGAGCAAGACCAAAGAACCAAAG GTGATCAAAGTGAGTTGCATATCATCATCTTTGATGAGATTGATGCGATTTGTAAG TCTAGAGGCTCAACTAGAGATGGGACTGGCGTGCACGATAGTATTGTGAACCAACTTCTCACTAAG ATAGATGGTGTGGAATCTCTGAATAATGTCTTGCTCATTGGAATGACAAACAGGAAAGATTTGCTTGATGAAGCTCTTATGAG GCCTGGACGTTTGGAAGTCCAAGTGGAAATCAGCCTTCCTGATGAAAATGGTCGGTTACAGATTCTTCAAATTCACACAAGCAAGATGAAAGAAAGTTCTTTTATTGCTCCAGATGTAAACTTGGAAGAGCTTG CTGCTCGGACTAAGAATTACAGTGGAGCGGAGCTGGAAGGTGTAGTAAAGAGTGCAGTCTCATATGCTTTGAATAGGCAACTAAATATGGAGGACCTTACTAAACCCGTTGATGAAGAAAATATAAAAGTTACCATGGAAGATTTTCTGAATGCTGTTCATGAAGTGGTTCCAGCATTTGGAGCTTCAACAGATGACCTTGAACGTAGCAG ACTAAATGGCATTGTGGAATGTGGGACAAGGCATGAACATATATACCGAAGAACTATGCTTTTAGCCGAACAAGTTAAAGTTAGCGAAGGAAGTCCACTTGTTACTTGCCTTCTAGAAGGCCCAAGTGGCAG TGGTAAGACTGCAATGGCAGCAACAGTTGGTATTGAAAGCGACTTCCCTTATGTGAAGATT ATATCTGCTGAAACAATGATTGGACTCAGTGAGGCTACAAAATGTGCTCAAATTGTTAAG GTATTTGAAGATGCTTACAGATCGCCACTAAGCATAATTATCCTTGATGACATTGAAAG GTTATTGGAGTATGTTGCAATTGGCCCTCGCTTTTCGAATTTAATCTCTCAAACATTATTGGTGCTTCTGAAGCGGCTTCCTCCAAAG GGGAAAAAAGTCCTTGTCATTGGGACTACAAGTGAAGTTCATTTTCTAGAATCAGTTGGTCTTCGAGATTCATTCTCAGTCACCTACAATGTTCCAACACTGAAGACAGAAGATGCCAAAAAG GTGTTACAACAGCTTAATGTTTTCTCTAGTGATGATGTTGAGTCTGCTGCAGAGGCactgaatgat ATGCCCCTCAAAAAGCTGTACATGGTTGTGGAAATGGCTGCTCAGGGAGAACAGGGTGGAAGTGCAGAAGCTATTTATTCTGGCAAAGAAAAGATCAATATTTCGCACTTCTACGATTGCCTTCAGGATATGGTGCGATATTAG